The DNA region GGTCTAAGTGAAACAGTATTTTCAGTGGACAGAGATGGAAATTTAGTGTCAAGATATGTAGAAGAAGTTGAAAGAACGGATAAATTAAATTGGGTATTAAAATTAAAAAAAGGAGTAAAATTTTCTGATGGAACAGAAGTTAATGCTGATGCTTTAGCTTGGGCAATGAATACAGTTATGGAAGAAAACCCTTTATCTAATGCAACAGCAGGAAAGGTAAAATTTGAAAAAGTAGATGACTATACTGTAAATGTTACAGTTGAAAGAGAAACGCAAAATTTAAAATCTCTTTTGGCAGAATGGACAAATATAATATTTAAAAAGGGTGATAATGGATATATTTTCACAGGACCTTATGTAATAAAAAATTTAGAACCTGAAGTTTCTTTAACTTTAGAACCAAATCAATATTATGAAAATTCTGAAAAAAGAGGAGAAGTTATAATAAAAGCTATAAGTGATATGGCATCTATGAAATTGGCATTTGAATCAGGAGAGTTGGATATGGCTTTTGGTATAACTCCTGAAATAGCTGGTGAATTAAAAGATGTAGGCAAAATTGTAGAAACAATAGATGCAGGTTATCAATATTTTGGTGTGCTTAATACAGCATCTGGAATTATGTCTGACAAATCAGTTAGAGAAGCAATAAATTTAGGCTTAGATAGAGAAGATTATATAAAAGCATTAAAAGGTGGAAGAGTTGCTAATGGGCTTTTTGCACAATATTTTTCTTTTGCAGGAGATGTGAAACTTGAATATAATTTAGATAAAGCTAATAGTATTTTAGAAGAAGATGGTTGGAAATTAAATAAAGATGGTTTAAGAGAAAAAGATGGGAAAGTTTTATCAATAAACTTACTTACATATAATAGTAGACCTGACTTAAAAATAATAATGCAAGTTATGTTATCACAATTAAAGAAGATGGGTATTGAAGCAAAAACATCAATAGTAGATAATATAGATGTAGAAGCTAAGAAAAAAGAATTTGACTTAATTTTATATGCCCAACATACAGCACCAACTGGAGAACCTACATATTTCTTAAATCAATTTTTTAGAACTGATGGCTCAAAAAATATGATGTCATACTCATCAAAAGAAGTAGATGAATTATTAGATAAAATGGGAACACTTCCTTTTGGTGATGAACTTATAAAAATTTCTAAACAAATTCAAGAAATTATTTATAAAGATTTACCTGTACTATATCTAGTTGACCCTGAATGGAATGTAGCTTTATCTGAAAGATTAAAAGACTATAAACCTTATTGTGGAGATTATTATATAGTGAATTCAGAATTATATAAATAATACAAATAAAATTGACATACTTTTATCTTTGTATTATAATGAATTACATTGTAATACAAAATTTAAAAGGGGTTGATTGTATGGCTACAATATCTTTTAGATTGTCTGATGAAGAAAAAAGATTAATAACAGATTTTTCAAAAAGAAA from Fusobacterium simiae includes:
- a CDS encoding ABC transporter substrate-binding protein, coding for MKKIIRFLLCSLLLVIFFIACGKKEEKVVTEDKPIVIGQTFVVGAIEPTVGGTPWSLTTHGLSETVFSVDRDGNLVSRYVEEVERTDKLNWVLKLKKGVKFSDGTEVNADALAWAMNTVMEENPLSNATAGKVKFEKVDDYTVNVTVERETQNLKSLLAEWTNIIFKKGDNGYIFTGPYVIKNLEPEVSLTLEPNQYYENSEKRGEVIIKAISDMASMKLAFESGELDMAFGITPEIAGELKDVGKIVETIDAGYQYFGVLNTASGIMSDKSVREAINLGLDREDYIKALKGGRVANGLFAQYFSFAGDVKLEYNLDKANSILEEDGWKLNKDGLREKDGKVLSINLLTYNSRPDLKIIMQVMLSQLKKMGIEAKTSIVDNIDVEAKKKEFDLILYAQHTAPTGEPTYFLNQFFRTDGSKNMMSYSSKEVDELLDKMGTLPFGDELIKISKQIQEIIYKDLPVLYLVDPEWNVALSERLKDYKPYCGDYYIVNSELYK